A DNA window from Malus domestica chromosome 12, GDT2T_hap1 contains the following coding sequences:
- the LOC103449311 gene encoding superoxide dismutase [Cu-Zn] 2, translating to MASVKAVALIIGDSNVRGSLHFLQDSNGGPTHIQGRISGLSPGLHGFHIHALGDTSNGCNSTGPHYNPLKKEHGAPSDKERHAGDLGNVVAGPDGVAEVSLQDWQIPLSGPDSILGRAVVVHADPDDLGKGGHELSKTTGNAGARVGCGIIGLKSSV from the exons ATGGCTAGTGTGAAAGCAGTGGCTCTTATCATCGGAGATTCCAACGTCCGGGGCTCCCTTCATTTCCTTCAGGATTCCaacg GGGGGCCTACACACATACAGGGGAGGATTAGTGGCCTCTCTCCTGGCCTTCATGGTTTCCATATCCATGCTCTTGGTGATACCTCCAATGGTTGCAATTCCActg GACCTCATTATAATCCACTGAAGAAGGAGCATGGAGCTCCCTCAGATAAGGAGCGTCACGCCGGCGATTTGGGTAACGTTGTTGCAGGCCCAGATG GAGTTGCTGAGGTTTCTCTCCAGGACTGGCAG ATTCCACTGAGTGGACCTGATTCCATTCTTGGGCGAGCAGTCGTAGTGCACGCTGATCCTGATGATCTTGGTAAAG GTGGACATGAACTTAGCAAGACTACCGGGAACGCAGGAGCAAGAGTTGGATGTG GTATCATTGGCCTTAAGTCATCTGTGTAA
- the LOC103449310 gene encoding eukaryotic translation initiation factor NCBP: protein MELIAEKESNHNNNENNNNNNVTSYAQALVVDSHDNHPKESDEVRERHARDLKAGLHPLKHKFVFWYTRRTPGIRSQTPYEDNIKKIVDFSTVEDFWVCYCHLARPSSLPSPTDLHLFKDGIRPLWEDSANCNGGKWIIRFKKAVSGRFWEDLVLALVGDQLDYGENICGAVLSIRFNEDILSVWNRNASDHQAVMALRDAIKRNLKLPHSYLMEYKPHDASLRDNSSYRNTWLRG from the exons ATGGAGTTGATAGCAGAAAAGGAGTCGAACCACAACAACAAtgagaacaacaacaacaacaacgtcACCAGTTACGCGCAAGCACTCGTCGTAGACTCTCACGATAATCATCCCAAGGAATCCGATGAAGTTCGTGAACGCCATGCTCGCGACCTCAAAGCTGGCCTCCATCCCCTCAAg CACAAGTTCGTATTTTGGTACACTCGTCGCACCCCAGGAATCCGGAGCCAGACACCATATGAAGACAATATAAAGAAAATTGTCGACTTCAGTACG GTTGAAGATTTTTGGGTCTGTTACTGCCACCTGGCCCGTCCTTCTTCTTTGCCTAGTCCAACAGACTTGCATCTTTTCAAAGATGGAATCCGCCCGCTCTGGGAA gaCTCTGCTAATTGCAATGGTGGTAAATGGATAATACGATTCAAAAAGGCTGTGTCAGGCCGTTTTTGGGAGGACCTG GTTCTTGCCTTGGTGGGTGACCAGCTTGATTATGGAGAGAACATATGTGGTGCAGTACTAAGCATCAGATTCAATGAGGATATATTGAGTGTCTGGAATCGGAATGCTTCTGATCATCAG GCTGTAATGGCTTTAAGAGATGCGATCAAGCGGAACTTGAAGCTTCCGCACAGCTATCTCATGGAATACAAGCCACACGATGCTTCGCTGCGCGACAATTCATCTTACAGAAACACATGGTTGAGGGGCTAG
- the LOC139190087 gene encoding rac-like GTP-binding protein RHO1 — protein MSASRSIKCVTVGDGAVGKTCLLISHTSNTFPTDYVPTVFDNFSANVVVNGSTVNLGLWDTAGQEDYNRLRPLSYRGADVFILAFSLISKASYENVSKKWIPELKHYAPGVPIILVGTKLDLRDDKQFFIDHPGAVPITTAQREEALDHIGADEFLVSSDGTKMQEVADSFDYIIDTVPVAHPLEPYLSLLKLDGKLILMGVINTRIPNPPQQPKPTFKIPPFFPIPPPFTHTRSFSTANSDPSQPIWFFDPKSDITHNFTSSAAAVDVDELI, from the coding sequence ATGAGCGCGTCAAGGTCCATAAAGTGCGTCACGGTTGGGGACGGGGCTGTGGGCAAGACGTGTCTGCTTATCTCCCACACCAGCAACACCTTCCCCACCGATTACGTGCCAACTGTTTTCGACAATTTCAGTGCAAACGTGGTTGTCAATGGGAGCACTGTTAACCTGGGGTTATGGGATACAGCTGGACAGGAGGATTACAATAGATTAAGACCTTTGAGTTATCGTGGTGCTGATGTGTTTATACTGGCGTTCTCTCTCATCAGCAAAGCCAGTTACGAAAATGTGTCCAAGAAGTGGATCCCAGAATTGAAGCATTATGCGCCTGGGGTTCCAATCATTCTTGTTGGAACAAAGCTTGATCTTCGGGACGACAAGCAGTTCTTTATTGATCATCCCGGTGCTGTCCCAATTACTACCGCACAAAGGGAGGAGGCTTTGGACCATATTGGGGCTGATGAGTTCTTGGTTAGCTCTGATGGCACCAAAATGCAAGAAGTTGCTGACTCATTCGACTACATCATTGACACAGTTCCTGTGGCCCACCCACTTGAGCCTTATCTCTCTTTGTTGAAGCTTGATGGGAAATTGATCTTGATGGGTGTAATTAACACCCGCATACCAAATCCACCACAACAGCCAAAACCCACCTTCAAGATCCCACCTTTCTTTCCTATTCCCCCGCCATTCACTCACACCAGGTCCTTCTCAACCGCAAATTCCGACCCTTCTCAACCAATTTGGTTCTTCGACCCGAAGTCCGACATCACCCACAACTTCACCTCCTCTGCTGCTGCCGTTGACGTCGACGAGCTTATCTAG